CCACGGCGCGATGAACAGGAAAAGGAACTCGAGCGGTTCGGTGATGCCGCCGACGACGCACGCGACGACACCGGAGACGAGGAGCGCCTTGATCTCCGGGCGCATCTTCTTGTCCGCGCAGTGATACATCGCCAGGGCCGCACCCGGAAGCCCGCCGAGGTAGACCGCCATCTTGCCCTGGGACAGGAAGTGGGTGGCGTTGGTGACCGCGTCACCGGGCGGGTTCGAGCAGTTGAGCTGGGCGTAGAAGAGGTTCAGCGCACCCGAGACGTGGTCGCCGCACACCGCGCCGGAGCCGCCGACATCCGTGAAGCGGAACATCGCTACGAGGATGTGGTGCAGGCCGATCGGGCGCAGCAGCACCTCTCCCATGCCGAAGAAGAAGGGGCCGAAGACGCCCGCGTGACCGATCGCGCGCCCGAGGTCCGTGATCCAGCCGTTGAACGTCGGCCACACCAGCGGGATCAGCAGACCGAGCAGGCTGAGCACGAGCGTCGAGATGATCGGCACGAACCGCAGACCACCGAAAAAGGCGAGTGCGTCAGGCATCCGCTGAGCACGAAAGCGCTGGTGAAGGACGCTGACAACGATGCCAACAGCGACGGCGCCGAGCAGTCCCGTATCGATGGACTGGATGCCGATCACGTCGGCGATCCCGTAGTGGGAGATGGCCTTCTCGTCGTCGAGGTCCACGCCCTTGGCGGTGAGGTAGAAGTTCACCGCCAGGTTCATCGCGGCGAAGCCGACGAAGCCGGAGAAGGCCGCGACGCCCTTGTCCTCGCGGGCGAGGCCGAGGGGGATGGCTATCGCGAACATCACGGGGAGGAACTTGAAGGCGACGAGGCCGGTGCTCGCCATCCACGTGAAGACGAGATGGAAGCCCTCGCCCCGGAGGAAGGTCAGGTTGTCGGTGACGGCCTCGCTGGAGAGCGACGAGCCGATGCCCAGCATGATGCCGCAGAACGCGAGCAGGGCCACCGGGAGCATGAACGTCTTGCCGAGGCCCTGGAGGAATTCCCAGAGCGCGGACTTGGTCTTCTGCATGTGTGGGGGTCTTTCGGGCCTGAGCGGAGGCGTGCAATGACCGGCCCACGGGCGCGCGGGCCAGGACGGTGGTGGCCGGTCACATGCTGCGTGCGGGGATCGCCCGCTGATCAGCGTGGAAGGTCCATCGATCCACGCCGAAGGTCGATCGATCCGCCCGGACGGATAAGATCACAGCCGCTCCGGAGCTGTCCATGGCCATAGGTCCCGGGGTCTGAGCCCAAGCCCGGCGAGCGGGTCCGCCGTACAATAAAAGGGCGGCAATGTGCACGACGGCGTGACTCGATCATGAACGCTCGCATCGAGGACTACGCCCTCATCAGCGACCTGGAAACCGCTGCCATGCTCGGCAGGGACGGGTCGATCGACTGGCTCTGCCTGCCGCGCTTCGACTCACCGGCCTGCTTCGCCGCGCTGCTCGGCACGGCGGACAACGGCTTCTGGCGCGTCTCCCCGGTCGGCGCGGGACCCTGCACAGGGCGGGCCTACCGCCAGGACACGCTGATCATGGACTCCCGCTGGGAGTGCCCGACCGGTGCCGTGCGCGTCACGGACTTCATGCCGCCCCGTGCGGGGCTGCCCTGCATCGTGCGCATCGTCGAGGGCCTCTCCGGCGCCGTGGCCATGCGCAGCGAACTGCACCCGCGCTTCAACCAGGGCCGCGTCCTGCCCTGGGTGCGCGCCGAGGAGCACTGCACGGTCGCCGTGGCCGGGCCCGACTCGCTCTGGCTGAGCGCCGACGGCCCGATGGAGATCCGCACCGGCATCCACGACTCCACCGCCCATGACCCCGCCGTCCGCGACTCCTCCGCCCTGGACTTCACCGTCTCGGCCGGCCAGCGCCTGACGCTGCAACTCGTGTGGGCACCCTCGCACCTGCCGGAACCGCCCGAGCCCCTGCGGGTCCCGGCGGAGACGGCACTGAAGGCCACCGGCGACTTCTGGCGGCGCTGGACGGCCAAGTGCCGCTACCAGGGCCCCTGGCGTGAGGCCGTCACCCGCTCACTGATCACCTTGAAGGCCCTCACCTACGCGCCCACGGGCGGGATCGTCGCCGCACCGACCACCTCGCTCCCCGAGTGCGTCGGCGGCGAACGCAACTGGGACCACCGCTTCTGCTGGCTGCGCGACTCCACGCTCACCTTGTCCGCCCTGCTGCGCAGCGGCTACCGCGACGAGGCGACCGCCTGGCTCGACTGGCTGGTGCGGGCCGTGGCGGGCGACCCCGCCGATCTCCAGGCGGTGTACGGAGTGGAGGGCCAGCGGCGGCTGCCGGAGGCCGAGGCGCCCTGGCTGCCGGGCTATCAGGGGTCGCGGCCCGTCCGCTTCGGCAATGCGGCGGCCCATCAGCTCCAGCTCGACGTCTACGGCGAGGTCCTCGACACGCTCTATCTGTCGTTGCGGGCGGGGATCCCGATGCAGGCCCATCTGTGGAGCCTGGTGGAATCCCTCATGAGTCATCTGTGCGGCCACTGGCGTGAACCGGACCAGGGGCTGTGGGAAGTCCGTGGCGCCGGGCGGCAGTTCGTCCACTCCAAGGTCATGTCGTGGGTCGCCGCCGACCGCGCCCTGCGGATGGGCGAGATGCTCGGCAGGAACGAATCCGCGGGGGAGTGGCGGGCCATGCGGGACGCGGTGCACCGGGAGGTGTGCCGCGAGGGGTGGGACGGCGGGCGGCGGACGTTCGTGCAGTCCTACGGATCGTCCGCCCTGGACGCGTCGGCCCTGCTGATCCCCAAGGTCGGCTTCCTGCCCGCCGGCGACGCCCGGGTGCGCGACACCGTCCGGGCCATGCGGGCCCTGGACCACCACGGATTCGTGCGGAGGTACGCCCACGACGGCCGGGGCACGCACGGCGTCGATGGCATGCGCGGCTCCGAGGGCACGGTCGTGGCCTGCTCCCTCTGGTATGCCGACGCGCTCGCGGCGACCGGCCGCCTCCGGCAGGCGAAGGAGACCTTCGAGCGCGTCCTGGACGTACGCAACGATGTGGGCCTGCTCGCGGAGCAGTGGGACCCGGAAAGCCACCGCCAACTGGGCAACGCACCCCAGGCGTTCAGTCATATCGCGCTGGTGGAGACGGCTTTCGCGCTGCAGGAGGCGGGCCCTTGAAAGCGCTGCCCCGGAGAGGTGGCCACACCCCGGTCACTCCCCGCGCCGCACCGCCGTGAGCAGCACCATCCCGGAGTCGCCGTAGTCCGGCAGCGTCGGGTCGGCGTCGATCCGGGTCACCGCGAGGCGCTCGGTGAGCGGGGCGAACACCTCGGTGACGACAGCCGGGTTCACCGGGCAGCCCGGCCACCGCGAGGCGGGCCCGATGCGGTACGTCGGCATGTTCTCCATGAACGCCGCGACGAGATGGCCGCCCGGGGCGACGGAGCGCACGAAGCGATGGCAGAAGTCCGTGAACTCCGCGAAGTCCTCGGTGACGCCCTCGGCGACGAAGTTCATCGACGCGATGTCGTACGTGCCGGGCACCAGCGCCCGGATGTCGCCGTGGACGATCCGCACGCCCGCGAGCGCCCCGGGAAGCGTGGACGGCAGATCGGGGTTGAGCCGACGGCACAGCGCGTGGAACGGCAACCAGCTGTCGTCTGGCGCCTGTTCGAGCTGCCGGGTCAGATAGGCGACGCCCGCGGCGCTCGCCTCGACGGCGTCGATGCGGCGGCTCGCGGCGGCGGCGAGCATCAGCGGATAGAGGTTGGGCCCGGCCCCGAACTCCACGGAACACGCGGCGCTCCCTCGGCCGAACCGCCGGTAGAACGCGGAGTGGTGGGCGATGACCGCGGCATCGGAAGGATGCAGCTCGCGGTAGTTCTCGCCGAGATAGTCCTGGACGGGCCAGCTGTCCCAGTCGACGTCGTCGTTGCGGGTCGGAGCCATGGCGGTCAGCTCCCCGGCCGCAGCGGGAAACGTTCGGACATGCGGGTCAGGGCGGCGTTGAGCCGGTCGATGTCGTCGTCGGAGTTCAGGGCCGTGAGCTGCACGCGGAAACCGACGCGGTCGCGCGGCACGAGCGGATAGGCGGCCAGGGTCACATAGATGCCCTGCTCCCACAGGAACCCGGCGACCGCGTCCAGGTCCGAGGCGTCGGCCAGCGGGATCTCCACGATCGGCAGCTCATCGGAGTTGAGCGTCCGAAGACCGAGCCCGGCCACGTGGTCGAGCACCCGGACGGTCTTGCGGTGCAGATCGGCGCGGATGATGTCACCCCGCCGGTCGTTGACCTCCAGACCGGCGAGCGCGGTGGCGAGGGAGGCCGTGGGCGAGGGCCCGGAGTACAGATAGGGGGCGGCGGCGACCTTCAGGTGGTCCTTGAGCCAGGACGGCAGCGCGAGAAAGGCGAGGAGCGACGAGTAGGCCTTGGAGAAGCCGCCGACCAGGACGATGTTGTCGTACGTCTCGCCGGTGTGCCGTACGACGCTGTTGCCGCGGGAGCCGTAGGGGCACGGTTCGGCTGCGCCGCGCTCCCCGATGACGCCGAACCCGTGGGTGTCGTCGATGTACAGCGTGGCGTCCACGTCGCGGCAGATACCGGCCAGTTCGGGCACGTCGGCGATGTTCCCGCTCATGCTGTTGACGCCGTCGAGGCAGACCAGGCGGGGCGAGCCGCTCGGCACCGACCGCAGCATGGCGGCCAGTTCGTCGGGGCGGTCCGCGTGGAACCGCCGCAGCGTCGCGCCCTGCCCCCGGGCCGAGACGCAGCCGTCGTACACGGTGCGGTGCGCTGCGGCCTCGACGAAGACGTGTCCCTTGTCGGCGAGGACGGGGATGACCGAGGCGTGGATCAGCGTGGCCGTGGGGAGCAGCAGGGTGTCCGGCGCCCCGAGCAGCGCGGTGAGCCGTTCCTCGATCTCGGGATAGAGCCGGGGGCTGCCCAGGAGCCGGGACCAGCTCGGGTGTGTCCCCCAGCGGCGTACGGCGGGTTCGATGGCGTCGATGATCTCGGGATCGCCGTCGAAGCCGAGGTAGTTGCAGGAGGCGAAGTCGATGAGCCAGTGGTCCCCGCTGCGGATGTGCCGGCCGCGGACCTCGTCCAGGACGCAGTCGGTCATCGGGCTGGTGCGCCGCAGGTGGTCGAGATCGCCCCAGCGCGGATCGCGCCGGTCCCCCAGGAGTCCGGTGTCCGGTTCGCTCATGGTGCTCTCCCTCTCCGAAGGGGTGGGGGCAGGCGCGGTGGGCGGGGCGACGACAGCGGCGGCGGCGCGAGAAATGGCAGGGACGGCAGGGGCGACACGGGAGGCGTGGGCGGCACCGTTGTGTCCCCGGCGTCCGCGGAGGAGCCGCTCCCCCTGCTCGGCTGTCAGGGGCCGCGCGAAGAGGTAGCCCTGCCCGAACCCGCAGCCCATCTGGGCCAGCAGATCCCGTTGCGCGGGCTCCTCGATGCCCTCGGCGATGACCTGGAGACCCATCGTGTCGGCGAGGTGCACGATGCCCTCGACGAGGGCGAGCTGCCGGGGGTCGTCGGCGATGTCGTCGATGAACGACTTGTCGATCTTGAGTACGTCGACGGGGAACTCGCGGAGGTAGCGCAGCGAGGAGAATCCCGTGCCGAAGTCGTCGACCGCGATCCGTACCCCGAGATCCTTCAACGCCCGCATGACCGCCTGGATCTGCCCGTCACCCCGCATCAGCACCGACTCGGTGAGCTCCAACTGCAGTGACCCCGGGGCGAGTCCGGGTGTCTCCAGGGCACCGCGCACCTCGCCGAGGAAGCCCGGGTCGCGGAACTGCCGCGCGGACACGTTGACGCTGATGTAGGGGCGCCGGTCCGAGGGTGCGCCCACGCCCTGCAGTCCGGCGATGTCCGCGGCGGCGCTGCCGAGGACCCAGGCGCCGAGCGGAGTGATGTGCCCGGTCTCCTCGGCGAGCGGGATGAACTCCTGCGGCGGGACGAGGCCGCGCCGGGGGTGCGGCCAGCGCGCCAGCGCCTCGAAGCCGACGATGTCGGCGGCGTGCGGCGCAC
This Streptomyces sp. NBC_01283 DNA region includes the following protein-coding sequences:
- the malX gene encoding maltose/glucose-specific PTS transporter subunit IIBC; this translates as MQKTKSALWEFLQGLGKTFMLPVALLAFCGIMLGIGSSLSSEAVTDNLTFLRGEGFHLVFTWMASTGLVAFKFLPVMFAIAIPLGLAREDKGVAAFSGFVGFAAMNLAVNFYLTAKGVDLDDEKAISHYGIADVIGIQSIDTGLLGAVAVGIVVSVLHQRFRAQRMPDALAFFGGLRFVPIISTLVLSLLGLLIPLVWPTFNGWITDLGRAIGHAGVFGPFFFGMGEVLLRPIGLHHILVAMFRFTDVGGSGAVCGDHVSGALNLFYAQLNCSNPPGDAVTNATHFLSQGKMAVYLGGLPGAALAMYHCADKKMRPEIKALLVSGVVACVVGGITEPLEFLFLFIAPWLYLIHAVLVGLGFLTAAVLGVFIGNTDGNVIDWLVFGVLQGTTTKWYLIPVIAAVWFAGYYFLFRWAITRFDLKTPGREEPSPEGAGAEGADEEGSSSPEEATAPRELIAGKYDAVAILEAIGGAENIQTLDNCITRLRMTVADAERVDEPRLKKLGAVGVIKLDAHNVQVIIGPQVQSVKDAMASMVRVG
- a CDS encoding glycoside hydrolase family 15 protein, which codes for MNARIEDYALISDLETAAMLGRDGSIDWLCLPRFDSPACFAALLGTADNGFWRVSPVGAGPCTGRAYRQDTLIMDSRWECPTGAVRVTDFMPPRAGLPCIVRIVEGLSGAVAMRSELHPRFNQGRVLPWVRAEEHCTVAVAGPDSLWLSADGPMEIRTGIHDSTAHDPAVRDSSALDFTVSAGQRLTLQLVWAPSHLPEPPEPLRVPAETALKATGDFWRRWTAKCRYQGPWREAVTRSLITLKALTYAPTGGIVAAPTTSLPECVGGERNWDHRFCWLRDSTLTLSALLRSGYRDEATAWLDWLVRAVAGDPADLQAVYGVEGQRRLPEAEAPWLPGYQGSRPVRFGNAAAHQLQLDVYGEVLDTLYLSLRAGIPMQAHLWSLVESLMSHLCGHWREPDQGLWEVRGAGRQFVHSKVMSWVAADRALRMGEMLGRNESAGEWRAMRDAVHREVCREGWDGGRRTFVQSYGSSALDASALLIPKVGFLPAGDARVRDTVRAMRALDHHGFVRRYAHDGRGTHGVDGMRGSEGTVVACSLWYADALAATGRLRQAKETFERVLDVRNDVGLLAEQWDPESHRQLGNAPQAFSHIALVETAFALQEAGP
- a CDS encoding class I SAM-dependent methyltransferase yields the protein MAPTRNDDVDWDSWPVQDYLGENYRELHPSDAAVIAHHSAFYRRFGRGSAACSVEFGAGPNLYPLMLAAAASRRIDAVEASAAGVAYLTRQLEQAPDDSWLPFHALCRRLNPDLPSTLPGALAGVRIVHGDIRALVPGTYDIASMNFVAEGVTEDFAEFTDFCHRFVRSVAPGGHLVAAFMENMPTYRIGPASRWPGCPVNPAVVTEVFAPLTERLAVTRIDADPTLPDYGDSGMVLLTAVRRGE